The Gemmatimonadota bacterium genome contains the following window.
ACTTGAGCTGGCTGACCAGCCGGGGGGCGCTGATCGAGCCGCCCTTGATCCCGTGGCCCACGTCCAGGATGACCAGGCCGTCCTTCCAGTACGCCAGGTAAGCCAGCCCGTCCTGGACGTAAACGTCGTGCAGGTAGCGCTCGGGCGTGACGTTCAGGAACTCGACGGCGTAAGGGCCCGAGGTCTCGCGCGGGATCTCCCAGCGCGCGACCTGGCGGGGCGCGCGCGGGTCGGAAAAATCGATGATGCGGAGCGAGCCGGTCGCGTCATCGGTGGCGAAGACGTAGTGCTGGTAGATGAAGGCACTGTGCACGCCGCCGCTGATCCCCTCCGTGTACTCGGAGACGATCCGGGGGTGGCGGGCGTCGGTGGCGTCGAAGAAGACCAGGCCGTTCCTGCGGCTGCTCGCGCCCTCGCGGCTGAGCACGCCGATGCGCCCGTCGGGCGTGGTGCTCACGTCGTTGATCAGGCGCGCGTCCACGACCAGAGAGTCGGCCAGGCCGGGCGCCGCGGGGTTGCTCACGTCAAAGACGTAGACCGTGCCCGCGATGGTGGAGACGTAGACGACGTCGCCCACCGGCCACAGCTCGGCCGCCTGCACGCCCGGCGGCAGGGGCGCATGGGCCACGGCCTCCAGGCGCCGCGGGTCGGTGCGCGGCAACACCCGGATGGCGGCCGAGGCGGCGACGCCGCCCACGGAGGCGACCACGGGGTAGAGCCCGGGCCGGCTGGCGACGAAGCGCCCGTCCGGCTCTAGGCTCGCGCCCGGCCCGGCGACGCTCCAGCGCGCTGGCACGTCGCGCACGGCTTCGCCCGCGGCGTCGCGCGCGGTAGCGGCAAGGGCGACGACGTCGCCCACGCGGGCCGGCGCGGCCGGCACGCTCACGGCCAGCGACCGCACCGGGTTGGCGCGCACGGTCACGGTTGTCTCGGCGGTGAGCGCACCCGCCTGCGCGGCAATATGCGCGCGGCCAGGGGCCAGCGCCCGCACAAGCCCGGCGGGCGAGACCTCCGCGATCCGCGCGTCGAGCGAGCGCCAGGTCACGGGTGGCGCGCGCACCGGGTCGCCGATCTCCGTGGCGGCGGCGGCCTCGAGCTGCAGCGTCGCCGCGACCACCGCGCGGGTGCCCTCGGGCGCCTCGATGCTCAACCGGGCGGGCGGCCGCTCGGCGATCTCGAGCACGCCGATCCCGACCTTCCCACCAGCAATGGCCAGCACATACGCCTGGCCTGGACGGTAGGTGGTCACGCGGCCCAGCGTGTCCGCGCCGGCAATGTCGAAGGGGGTGGCCAGCCAGTGGACGCCGGCGCCGGGCATCTCCTTGCCGGCGGCGTCGCGGACGACGGCCCTGAACTGCGTTTTCTCGCCGGCCGTCACGGCGGCGCGGGCCGGGAGCACCTCCACGGCGCCGGCCTGCTGCGCGGAAAGCGGGGCGGCGGAGAGGAGCGCGAGCAGGAGCGGCACGGCCAGGGGGGCCAGCGTGGCGGGCGTGCGGGGACAGGTGCGCATGCGAGCCTCCAGAATTTCGGTCCGGGAGCGGCGAAGCCTAGGCGAGCGAGTTGCCACGGTCAAGCCGGGGCGGTGCCGCACGCTGGGGCGAAACGTCAGGTGCCGCCGACGGCCGTTTCCGTCAACCGGCATTGACATTCGGCAACGCTTATATACATTTGATTCTTGCGTATTTGGCATTGCTGGATGTCCGCGGGCGGAGACCCTCACCCGCGGGTTGAAAAGAGCCGGTAGACCTCGCCTAAGGTGAGGATCTCGGGCTCGCTCGCGCGCGCGGCGGCTCTGGGAATCGCCGGTTCGAGCACGCTCAGGCAGCTCGCCGCAAACGTGGTCCTGGACGGAATGGAGTGCCTATGCGAGTAGCTTCAAGCCCGGCGAGCACGCTTTACCACCCGCTGGACACGGCGCTGGGCCGGCCCGCGGCTCTGCGAGTTCTGCGCGTCCTGTGCGTGCACGGGGGCGAACTCTCGACCACGTCGCTGGCCGCGCGGGCGGGACTCACGCGTGCGGGTGCCTGGCAGGCGCTCACGAAGCTGGTCGAGCTGGGCGTGGTCGAGGTGGTCGGGCAAGGCCGGGCTGTGTCGTATCGCCTGAACCGCCGCCATCCTCTCGCCCGACCGTTGGAAGAGCTGTTTCTTGCGGAAGCCGCGCGCGTTGACAGCCTCTTCGAGCATGTCCGGCAGATGGCCGAAGAATTCGAGCCGCAGCCGCGGGCGGTCTGGCTGCTGGGCAGCGTGGCGCGGCACCAGGACCGCGCTGATAGCGACGTCGACCTGATAGTGGTGGGGAGCCATGCGGCGGTCCGGCGGCAGGCAGAGGTGTTGCGGGAATCGCTCCTCAAGCTCACGGCGGACTGGGCCGTTCGCCCGTCGGTGATTTCGATCACCTCCGAGGACGCGAGACGGCACCTGGCCGAGGACAGTCGGTTCTGGAGGAACCTCGAGCGGGACGCCGTCGTCCTGTTCGGCTGCACGCCCCGGGAAGTGCTCCATGGTTAAGCGGAGGGCGTGGAAAAGGGTCGACCGCGCACAGTGGATGGAGCGCCGGAGGAACGCACAGGATTATCTCCAGGCTGCCCGGGACCTGCTGGCGCTGACGCCGGCGGGTGGCAACGGGAATCCCATCATGTCCCAGGCGCTTCTGGCCGTGATCGCCTGCGCGGACGCGCTCACCATCAAGTTCGCGGGGATCCAGAACACGCAGGATCACCGGGCGGCCGTGGCGGCGCTCAAGCAGGTGCTGGGGCAGCGGGCCGATCCCTCGCAGTTGGCCCGGCTGGAGCGGATGATGGCCAGCAAGGACGACATCCAATACGACCACCGCACGGCCACCATTGAGGAGGCCCGGGACTTCGTTGCGCAGGCGGAGCGCTTCGCGCTCTGGGCCGAGCGGGAACTAGCGCGCCCGTGAGGCGACGTGCCGGCGCTGGGCCGGCGGGCTGCCGAGGCAGGCGACCGCGGACCTGTGGCTCGCGAACCTCTTGACCGTCGGCGAGGTCCATGAACCCCGTCCGTCTTCTGCTCACCGGCCGTCCCGGCTGTGGGAAGACGAGCGTGATCCTGCGCACGCTGGAGCTCCTCGGGCGCGCCGCAGCCGGGTTCTACACCGAGGAGGTGCGGGACGCGCGCGGGCGGCGCGTGGGCTTCGACGTGGTGGCGCTGGATGGGGCGCGCGGGCCGCTGGCGCGCATCGGCTCGGACGGGCTGCGGGTCGGGAAATACGGCGTGGCCGTGGAATCCTTCGAGGCGGTGGGCGTGAGCGCGCTGGAGCGGGGGCTCGAGAACCCGCGGCTGCTCCTGGTAGTGGACGAGCTGGGCAAGATGGAGTTCCT
Protein-coding sequences here:
- a CDS encoding Ig-like domain-containing protein; translation: MRTCPRTPATLAPLAVPLLLALLSAAPLSAQQAGAVEVLPARAAVTAGEKTQFRAVVRDAAGKEMPGAGVHWLATPFDIAGADTLGRVTTYRPGQAYVLAIAGGKVGIGVLEIAERPPARLSIEAPEGTRAVVAATLQLEAAAATEIGDPVRAPPVTWRSLDARIAEVSPAGLVRALAPGRAHIAAQAGALTAETTVTVRANPVRSLAVSVPAAPARVGDVVALAATARDAAGEAVRDVPARWSVAGPGASLEPDGRFVASRPGLYPVVASVGGVAASAAIRVLPRTDPRRLEAVAHAPLPPGVQAAELWPVGDVVYVSTIAGTVYVFDVSNPAAPGLADSLVVDARLINDVSTTPDGRIGVLSREGASSRRNGLVFFDATDARHPRIVSEYTEGISGGVHSAFIYQHYVFATDDATGSLRIIDFSDPRAPRQVARWEIPRETSGPYAVEFLNVTPERYLHDVYVQDGLAYLAYWKDGLVILDVGHGIKGGSISAPRLVSQLKYSHAELYPPGFMAGSHSVFRHGRYVFLADESYPGTVDLASRERFTTRGLVHVVDVSDLERPRKVAQYDPVEFGAHNLWAEDGLLYIGAYDGGVRVLDVSGELRGELREQARVIGSLYTGSLAGYRPNVALAWSAIPHNGHVLASDINTGLWVAKLVGAPTP
- a CDS encoding nucleotidyltransferase domain-containing protein, producing MRVASSPASTLYHPLDTALGRPAALRVLRVLCVHGGELSTTSLAARAGLTRAGAWQALTKLVELGVVEVVGQGRAVSYRLNRRHPLARPLEELFLAEAARVDSLFEHVRQMAEEFEPQPRAVWLLGSVARHQDRADSDVDLIVVGSHAAVRRQAEVLRESLLKLTADWAVRPSVISITSEDARRHLAEDSRFWRNLERDAVVLFGCTPREVLHG
- a CDS encoding AAA family ATPase; translation: MNPVRLLLTGRPGCGKTSVILRTLELLGRAAAGFYTEEVRDARGRRVGFDVVALDGARGPLARIGSDGLRVGKYGVAVESFEAVGVSALERGLENPRLLLVVDELGKMEFLSQKFVKLLPRVFAAPNPLLGTILSRPHPIADPWRRAPGVELVTVTTENREALPEALAAKFRE